The nucleotide window GGTGTTCGAAAAACGCGTGGGACCGCGTGGAGGCACCGTGTACGTGGTGGCCGGGGCTTCGGGCAACGTGGGGCGGCGGTTTGCGGGCCTGGATCATCCCGCCATGGACGTGTCGTCGGCCACGTTGGGATCCGTGGTGCTCGAGATCTCCGACGAGGCGATCGAGCTTCTCTACCTGGATGCCAACGCGACGGTGTTCGATCGCTTCACGCTGCGCAAGCTCGCGGCCCCTCAGGGGCGGCGCGGCGGCTGACAGGTCGGGCAAAAGAACGTGGTGCGCGCGTGCACGCCTTGTTTGCGCTCGACGATGGGCGTGCCACAGCGCCGGCAGGGCTGCCCGCTTCGTCCGTAGACCCACAGCCGCGCGCGCGGATCGGCGCGCCTCGTGGTCCGGCGCAAGCCTGTGTACGTGGGCGCCTGGACCTGGGGGTCGAGGGCGTTGTCGCGGATTGACGTGCGCGCCAGCTGCACGAGGCGCGCCCGGGTCGTGAGGTCGAGATCGGCCACGAGCGCAAACGGGTTCACCCCGGCCATGAACAGCACCTCGGACTTGAACACGTTGCCAAGCCCGGCCATCACGCGCTGGTCGAGGAGCGCTTCGGCCACCTCGCGTCCTTCTCCGGCCGCCAGGTTGGCGAGCGCCTGCTTCGTGCTGAATCCCGTATCGAGCAAGTCGGGCCCCAGGCTGCGGAGCTGGGGGTCACGCGCGAGGGCCGCGGCGGTGAGGAAGCGTGCCACCGGCACGTCGAAGCCCACCGCCACGAAGGCCTCCGTTTCGAGAACGATGCGGGCCCGGCTGCGGGCTTTTTGCCAGGATTCCCCGGGGCGGTAGACGTGCCAGCTGCCACTCATGCGCATGTGTGTGACCAGGATCAGATCGTCCGATAGGCTCATGAGAAGGTGCTTGCCCCGCGCCTCCACGGTTTCAACCGTGCGGCCTGCCACCGGCCTGCCCGCATCCACGGTCGCGAGGTGAGCGTAGCCCGTGTCGAAGCGCGTGACCACACGCCCCGCGAGCGCCAAGGACAGCGTACGTGCGGCACGGAAGATCGTATCGCCTTCGGGCATCGCGGCTCACGCGCGGCGGGGCGCGACCCCTTTGTCTCGGGGGCCCCGCCGCATCTGGAGGCCGGCCGCCGTGGCCACGAAGCCTGCCTGCACCAGCGCGTCGGCGAAGGGATGCACCCGCGCCGAAGCGCCCTCGATGTGCGTGAGCAGCACGCCTTCGCCTGTCTGCCCCCCGTGCCGTGCGTGATGGGCAATGGCTTCGGCCACGAGCCGGGCCCTGCGTCCGCGGTCGGGCTCGTCTTCGGGCAGCCACACGCGCAGCTGGCGATGGCCTCGCGAAAGATACGCCCCGAGCTGCCCATCGACGAGCACCACGTGCGCGCCCACGGTGCGCAGCAAGGCGCGGGGATTTGGCCCTTCGGCCTCCGGATCGCCGCTGGCAGCGGCCGGACTCTCCGGGCTTGCCGGCCACGGCAAGAGCGAGCCGTACGGGTTGGCGGGATCCAAAGCGGCGAGGCACAAGACCTCGGGCGTTTCGGGGGGCGTACGCAGCGCACGCAAAAGCTCGAGGGCGGCGGGCTCGGCGAACTGTGTGGCGGCCACGCCCTCCACGAAGTACCCGCGGCGAATGCGGCCGGCTTCCTCCATGAGCTTGAGCGTGTCGTACACGGCGGAAAACCCGCCCACGAGATCCTCGGCCGCCAGCGCGTCGCGGGTCAAAAGGGCGTGCCGCTCGAGCAGCTGCCGGGCCAGCGCGGCGGCCCGCTCCGTGTCGTTCGGGCGCGCCCGATGAGCCGTGCGCGCTTCGACCAGGGACCACCGCCCCTGCGCGTTGGCGGGCGCGAGGCGTCGCGATTGAAAGGAACGTCCGTCGCGCAGCACCCGCCTCCCGCTGCGCTCACCCGCAGGACGCGTGTACGTCCGCAACACGCCGAAGGTGTCGTTCGTGACCAGGCCCTTCCACACCAAGGACCAAAGCGCCTCCACGGTCTCGTTGGCAAAGCCGCCCACCGCTTCGGCCACGGCGGCGAAGAACGAGGCCCCCGCGCCGCGCAGGTTTATGAGCACCGCACGCTCCCGCGGGGTCAGCGCGTCTTCGTCCACGGTGGGCGCGCGGTGAAGGCGCGGGAGCGCATCGGTGAGGTAGAGCGCCACGCGGCCGTCGCGGGGGCCGAGCGGCGACAGGCCCACCCAGACGAGCTCGCCCGCGGCGGCGAGGGCGTCGAGATCTCCGGGCAGGTAATTGTCGACCCGCGCGGGGAAGATCTCGGTTTCGACGAGTGAGGCCGGCAGCGGCGCCCCCTGCAGCTTCTCCACCGCGTCCATGACGGCGTCGAGGCCCCCACGCTTTTGTCTCAGCCCCTGCCAGTGCGCGATCGTGCGTGCCAGTACGGCAGGGGCTGCAGGCTCGACCTCTTTGCGCAGCTTCGCCAGGGAGCGCCGGCGCAGGCTGCTCAAGACCTCGGGGGCGCAATACTCGCGTTCGCGGCCGCCCGGCCGGAAGGCCCCCTCGAGCAGTTTTTGGGCCTCACGCAGGCGCCGCAAGGTGGGCGCGAGCGTGGCGGCCGGGACCCCCCAGCGCGCCGCCGGCTCGGCGGTCGTGAAGGGGCCGTGGGTGCGGGCGTAACGCAACAGCAGGTCGCCCAGAGGATCGGCCACCGGACGCAGCAGCGACTCAGGAAGCCCGGGAGGCAGGGGCAAGCCCAAAGCGTCGCGGTAGCGGCTCGCGTGTTCGATGGCCAGCACACGCGGCTCGGCGGCCACGAAGAGCTCCACGGCGCGCCGTTCGCGCAACAAGGTTGTGAGCGCGGCCGCGGCCGTGCCCGGGAGCATTTTGCGCTCGATCTCGGCGCGGGACAGCTCCCCCAGGCGGAGCAGCAGATCGGCGAGCCCGTCGGCCGTGCGCAGCCGCTCGCGCGGCACGGGTTGGACCAGCTCGGCTTCGAGCGTCTCGAGCGCTTCGGGATCGAGGAGATCGCGCAGCTCGACGTCACCCAGGAGCTCCCGCAGCTGCGCCTGATCGATGGAAAGCGCCTGCGCCCGCCGTTCGGCCAAGGGGGCGTCGCCGTCGTAGATGTAGTTGGCCACGAAGCCGAAAAGCAGGGTGCCCGCGAAGGGGGAGGGCACGTCGGCGTCCACGGTGTGAACGGCGATCTGTCCGCTCTTGATCCCGCGCAGCACCTCGAGCAGGGCGGGAAGATCGAAGGTGTCGCGCAGGCACTCGCGGTAAGCCTCGAGCAGGATCGGAAACGAGCCCGCTTGGGCCGCCACCGCGAGCAGGTCGGCGGCGCGCTTGCGCGTTTGCCACAACGGCGCGCGCCGTCCCGGGTGGCGGCGAGGCAGGAGCAGCGCGCGCGAGGCAGCCTCCCGGAAGCGCGCGGCGAACACGGCGGTGCCCCCGAGCTGCTGCATCAGCAGATCCTCGAGCTCTTCCGGCTCGGGCAGGAGCAGCCGGACATCGGGAGGGTTTTCCGTTTCGGGAAAACGCACCACCAGGCCGTCGTCGGTCCACATCGTTTCGACCTCGGCGCCCGTTTCCGCGCGCACCCGGGCCGCCACCGCCATCGCCCAGGGTGCGTGCACCCGGCCCCCGAGCGGCGACAACACACACACGCGGTAGTCGCCGAGCTCGTCGCGCACCCGCTCCACCACGAGCGTGCGCTCGTCCGGCACCACCCGCGTGGCCGCCGCCTGATCGCTGAGGAACGCCAGCAGGTTCTGGGCCGCCGCCTCGTCGAGCCCGTGGCGCTTGACCAGCAACGCCCGTCCGCTGGCGGCGGAAAGCCCGCGCAGCTCGCGTACGAGCGCGCCCACTTTGCGTCCCAGTTGCACCGAGCGCCCGGCGGCGTCGCCGCGCCAAAAGGGCATCTTGCCCGCCTCGCCGGGCGCAGGCGACACCAGCACACGATCGTGTGTGATCTCTTCGATCCGCCACGTCGAGGCGCCGAGGACAAAGGTCTCCCCGGGCCGGCTCTCGAACACCATCTCTTCGTCGAGCTCGCCGATGCGGGCGTGCCCCCGTTCGCTGCCCACCGCCAGGTACACGCCGTAAAGGCCGCGATCCGGGATGGTGCCCCCGCTCGTCACAGCCACGCGCCGGGCGCTCTCGCGCGCGCTCAAGGTGCCGGCCGCACGATCCCAGGTGAGGCGTGGCCGCAGCTCGGCGAAGTCGTCGGACGCGTAGCGGCCCGACAGCATGTCGAGCAGGTTCTCGAACGCCGCGCGCGGAAGGTGTGCGTAGGGTGCGGCCTTGCACACGGTTTCGTAGAGCGCTTCGGCGCCCCACGGCTCCATGGCCACCATCGCGACCAGCTGCTGGGCGAGCACGTCGAGCGCGTTGCGCGGGTACGCCACCGGCTCGACCTCACCTTCGTTCATGGCGCGCGTGAGGGCTGCGCACGCGAGCAGATCGGCGCGGTACTTGGGAAACAGAACGCCCTGGCTGGTGGCGCCCACCTGATGGCCGCCTCGGCCGATCCGTTGAAGGCCGCTGGCCACCGAAGGGGGCGCTTCGATCTGCACGACCAGGTCCACCGCGCCCATGTCGATGCCGAGCTCGAGCGAAGACGTCGCCACGAGCGCGCGCACCTGCCCTAGCTTGAGACGGTCTTCGATCTCGGCGCGCTGGGAGAGCGCGAGAGAGCCGTGGTGCGCGTACACCAGCGTCTCCCCAGCCAGCTCGTTCAGTGCGGCGGCGAGACGCTCGGCGATGCGGCGGCTGTTCACGAAAATGAGCGTCGACCGGTGTGCCTTGACCAGCTCGAGCAGGCGCGGGTGCATGGCCGTCCAGATCGAGGCGCGCACGGGGCCCTGTGCAGCCGGGCCGCTCGGGATGTCGATCACACGGCCGATCTCCCGCATGTCCTCCACGGGCACCTCCACCCTGAGAGCCAGGGCCTTTTTGAGGCCCGCATCCACAATCGTGACGGGGCGGTACGGGGCCGCTTTATCGGTCGTGTCTCCGAACACCAGCGGATCTTCGGGCGCGGGGGCCGGCTCGGCGCGCCCTGCGAGGCCGCCCAAAAAGCGGGCCACCTCGGCGAGCGGGTTCTGCGTGGCCGACAGCCCCACGCGCTGCAGGGGCCGTCCCCCCAGCGCCTCGAGGCGTTCCAGGGACAGCGCCAGATGCGCGCCCCGCTTGGTGGGCACGAGCGCGTGGATCTCGTCCACGATCACCGTCTCGACGTGGCGCAGCCCCTCGCGGGCCTGGGAGGTGAGCAGCAGATAAAGCGATTCGGGTGTGGTGATGAGGATGTCCGCGGGCGCGCGCAGAAGCCGCGCCCGCTCCCGCGCGGGGGTGTCGCCCGTGCGCAGCGCGATCGACGGCGTGTGGAACACGTCGCCGCGATCGAGGGCCACGTGACCGATACCCGTCAACGGCGCGCGCAAGTTGCGCTCGACATCCACGGCAAGCGCCTTGAGCGGGGACACGTAAAGCACGCGGCAGCGCGGCGTCGCGGGCACCGGCGCAAACATCAGCCGGTCGATGGCGTGCAGGAAGGCCGCCAGGGTTTTGCCGCTGCCGGTGGGGGCCAAGAGCAAGGTGCTCTCGCCTCGCTGCAACACGGGCCAGGCTTGGCTTTGGGCCGCCGTGGGAGCCGCGAAGGTGCGCGCAAACCACGTCCCCACGGCGGGGTGGAAGCCGGCGAGGGCCGCGGGCAGCGCGGAGGGCAGCATGGGCCAAGCATAGGATGCCGTTCCGTCGGCCGCCGGGGCAGCAGCCACGACCGGCAAGAGTTGCCAGGGACGCGGTCTTGCTGGAGGCTGCGCGCCTGCCATGGCCCCCCGCAACGCCTCGTCCGCGCACCCCGCCACGTCGTTCACGCCCCTTGCCCGGGTGCTGGTGGCCACGTTTTTCGGCTCGGTGAGCGGCGGGGCGTTCTGGAGCGCCATGTTCTTCGTCTCGGCGCGCGTTCACCACTTTTCGCCCCTGCGTAACCTCGTTTTGGCCTGCGTTTTGGGGGCGGCCTACACCGTGTGGGCGTGGTCGGCGGGCTGGCTCACGCGCGGTCCCCTCGGCCGCCTGGCGCCGCGCACGTCGTTGCTGCTGGTGTTGGCCACCTGGGCCGCGGCGGCGGTGTTGCCCGCCTGCGCGCCCACGTCGGAGCTCCTGTTCTGGCTGGCCACGCTTGTCGGCACGTCGGCCTCGGCCGTGGTCTGGCCGCTCGTCGAGAGCTTCATGAGCGCGGGCCGTCACGGGCCCGAGCTGCGCAAGACCATCGGGTGGTTCAACGTGACCTGGACCCCCGCGGTGGCGGTGCCCCTTTTGCTCATGCCCTGGGTGACCCGCCTCGGGCCGCTGGCCAGCATCTGGACGAGCGCTCTGTGCAACGGCGTAGCGATGGTGGCGGTGGCCGGTTTTCCCGCGCGCCCCGCGCACCACGATCCCGAGCGGTCGCGCCAAAGCGTGGGCGCCGACTATCGCTTCCTGCGCGACGCCACCCGCTGGCTGCTGCCGCTCGCGTATCTCATGGCCGCCGTTCTTTCCCCGGTGCTCCCGGCGCGCCTTTTGGCCTTGGGAGTGCAACCCGACGTGGCGCCCGTGTTGGCTTCCACCTGGATGGTCAGCCGCTTCGCCACCTTGGCGCTGCTGGCGGCCACTTCGTTTTGGCATGGCCGCTGGAGCACGCTGCTGGGAGGGGGTGTCGCGCTGGGCACCGGCATGGCGTGTGCGCTGCTTGCGCCCACGGCGTGGCTGTTCACGCTCGCGCTGACCCTGTTCGGCGCGGGCATGGCCGTCCTCTACTACGCCTCGCTCTACTACGGCCTGGCCGTGGGCCACGCGCAGGTCGACGCGGGCGGCACCTTCGAGGGGCTCGTGGGCCTTGGGTACTTCCTGGGACCCGCGCTCGGCATCGCGGGCTACCAGCTGGCCGGCGCCGCACGAGGTGAGGTGGCGACGGTGGCGCTCGCCTGGCTGTTTGCGCTGGCAAGTCTTGCCGGACCGCTGCGGGCGTGGCGGCGGAGCGTGGCCGCCGCACGTGCGCGGGGGGAATGAATCACGCCCGCACACACGATCGCTTTCTTGACGCAGTTCGGACAGGCGGGCAGAACGGAAATCAATGCAGCATCCCTACCCGCTGGCTCAACAACTCGTGGACGCCGCCACCTTCGGTGACGCCGCGTGGGTGTGCAGCCTCCTGGCACGCGGGGCCGACACCGAAGGCCGAGACGAGACGTACCGAACGCCTCTTCACCTCTCCGTGCTGAGCGGCGACCGTGACGCCGTGCGGGCGTTGCTCGAAGCCGGCGCCGACGCCAACGCCCGGGATCGCGAGGGCGCCACGCCCTTGCATCTGGCGGCGCGCCGCCGTGATCTGTCCCTGGCTTATTTGCTGGTGACGTACGGGGCCGACGTCAACGCCCAGGACTGGGCCGGCAGCTCCGTGCTGTGGCAGGCCGTGATCGTGGGCCTCTCGTCGTCGGCCGTGGTGCAGTTCCTCCGGCGGCAGGGCGCAAGCGATACAGCGCCCAACCCCGCAGGCTACTGCGCCCAGGATCTCGCCGGGCGCCTCGGTGTTCCGTTCGAGCCCCTGGCGAACGAGTGCCGCGGCCACTGACCGTGGCGGCGGCGCCTTGATTTAGCCTTGCGCCTTCACGCTTGGCCGGGTGGCCCCACGGGAACGCACCGTCTCGTCATCGGGCAGCCCGGCGGTGAGCACGCCAACGATCGTGTCAGGGTTGACGGGGGCGCCCACGGCGATGCGGAACGAACGGTACCCGGTGATCGCGCCCACGAGAGCCGTCACGATGTCGAGCCGGCGGGGATGTGACTCGGCGGTCACGCCCTCGTCGCCCCACAGCGCGCCCGCGATGACCACGAGGTAGTTGGCAAAGGCCTGCCGCAAGCGGCTCGTGCCCTGGGTCTTCAGCTTGAGCAAGCCGCGGGCCTGGTGAAAGAGCACGATCTGCTCGGGGTGCTCGTCGAAGAAGCGTTCGTGTGCCGTGATGACGAATCCAACGCGGTCGTTGAACGGCTTTTCGGGGTCGAGGCCCTGAAGGTTCACGGAGAGGCGCTGAACCCCTTCCGAGATCAGCTCGGCGATGAGGGCGTCCTTCGATTCGAAGTAATTGTAGAAGGCCCCTTTGCCCAGGTCGGCCCGCTCGGTGATGTCCTCGAGCCGGGTGGCGTAGACCCCCCGCTCGGCGAAGAGCTCCATGGCCGCATCCAGCAGGGCTCGTCGGGTCTGTTGCTTGCGCCGCTCCCGGCGCCCCACGGT belongs to Myxococcales bacterium and includes:
- a CDS encoding Fpg/Nei family DNA glycosylase, with protein sequence MPEGDTIFRAARTLSLALAGRVVTRFDTGYAHLATVDAGRPVAGRTVETVEARGKHLLMSLSDDLILVTHMRMSGSWHVYRPGESWQKARSRARIVLETEAFVAVGFDVPVARFLTAAALARDPQLRSLGPDLLDTGFSTKQALANLAAGEGREVAEALLDQRVMAGLGNVFKSEVLFMAGVNPFALVADLDLTTRARLVQLARTSIRDNALDPQVQAPTYTGLRRTTRRADPRARLWVYGRSGQPCRRCGTPIVERKQGVHARTTFFCPTCQPPRRP
- a CDS encoding DEAD/DEAH box helicase, yielding MLPSALPAALAGFHPAVGTWFARTFAAPTAAQSQAWPVLQRGESTLLLAPTGSGKTLAAFLHAIDRLMFAPVPATPRCRVLYVSPLKALAVDVERNLRAPLTGIGHVALDRGDVFHTPSIALRTGDTPARERARLLRAPADILITTPESLYLLLTSQAREGLRHVETVIVDEIHALVPTKRGAHLALSLERLEALGGRPLQRVGLSATQNPLAEVARFLGGLAGRAEPAPAPEDPLVFGDTTDKAAPYRPVTIVDAGLKKALALRVEVPVEDMREIGRVIDIPSGPAAQGPVRASIWTAMHPRLLELVKAHRSTLIFVNSRRIAERLAAALNELAGETLVYAHHGSLALSQRAEIEDRLKLGQVRALVATSSLELGIDMGAVDLVVQIEAPPSVASGLQRIGRGGHQVGATSQGVLFPKYRADLLACAALTRAMNEGEVEPVAYPRNALDVLAQQLVAMVAMEPWGAEALYETVCKAAPYAHLPRAAFENLLDMLSGRYASDDFAELRPRLTWDRAAGTLSARESARRVAVTSGGTIPDRGLYGVYLAVGSERGHARIGELDEEMVFESRPGETFVLGASTWRIEEITHDRVLVSPAPGEAGKMPFWRGDAAGRSVQLGRKVGALVRELRGLSAASGRALLVKRHGLDEAAAQNLLAFLSDQAAATRVVPDERTLVVERVRDELGDYRVCVLSPLGGRVHAPWAMAVAARVRAETGAEVETMWTDDGLVVRFPETENPPDVRLLLPEPEELEDLLMQQLGGTAVFAARFREAASRALLLPRRHPGRRAPLWQTRKRAADLLAVAAQAGSFPILLEAYRECLRDTFDLPALLEVLRGIKSGQIAVHTVDADVPSPFAGTLLFGFVANYIYDGDAPLAERRAQALSIDQAQLRELLGDVELRDLLDPEALETLEAELVQPVPRERLRTADGLADLLLRLGELSRAEIERKMLPGTAAAALTTLLRERRAVELFVAAEPRVLAIEHASRYRDALGLPLPPGLPESLLRPVADPLGDLLLRYARTHGPFTTAEPAARWGVPAATLAPTLRRLREAQKLLEGAFRPGGREREYCAPEVLSSLRRRSLAKLRKEVEPAAPAVLARTIAHWQGLRQKRGGLDAVMDAVEKLQGAPLPASLVETEIFPARVDNYLPGDLDALAAAGELVWVGLSPLGPRDGRVALYLTDALPRLHRAPTVDEDALTPRERAVLINLRGAGASFFAAVAEAVGGFANETVEALWSLVWKGLVTNDTFGVLRTYTRPAGERSGRRVLRDGRSFQSRRLAPANAQGRWSLVEARTAHRARPNDTERAAALARQLLERHALLTRDALAAEDLVGGFSAVYDTLKLMEEAGRIRRGYFVEGVAATQFAEPAALELLRALRTPPETPEVLCLAALDPANPYGSLLPWPASPESPAAASGDPEAEGPNPRALLRTVGAHVVLVDGQLGAYLSRGHRQLRVWLPEDEPDRGRRARLVAEAIAHHARHGGQTGEGVLLTHIEGASARVHPFADALVQAGFVATAAGLQMRRGPRDKGVAPRRA
- a CDS encoding ankyrin repeat domain-containing protein, coding for MQHPYPLAQQLVDAATFGDAAWVCSLLARGADTEGRDETYRTPLHLSVLSGDRDAVRALLEAGADANARDREGATPLHLAARRRDLSLAYLLVTYGADVNAQDWAGSSVLWQAVIVGLSSSAVVQFLRRQGASDTAPNPAGYCAQDLAGRLGVPFEPLANECRGH
- a CDS encoding TetR/AcrR family transcriptional regulator; translation: MTQDNLATVGRRERRKQQTRRALLDAAMELFAERGVYATRLEDITERADLGKGAFYNYFESKDALIAELISEGVQRLSVNLQGLDPEKPFNDRVGFVITAHERFFDEHPEQIVLFHQARGLLKLKTQGTSRLRQAFANYLVVIAGALWGDEGVTAESHPRRLDIVTALVGAITGYRSFRIAVGAPVNPDTIVGVLTAGLPDDETVRSRGATRPSVKAQG